The following coding sequences are from one Humulus lupulus chromosome X, drHumLupu1.1, whole genome shotgun sequence window:
- the LOC133806608 gene encoding uncharacterized protein LOC133806608: protein MERSKNMGQHQPMFSSSFPEGHHENTVNYASETSIEGSITGIIVDESRRKYACGTRVVIRTAWTRNNHGRQFYGCSNYSTSDHSECGHFSWCESKLSNRSTDALRKLLARIKEDERKYGELALTCKRLMIFIIFLSLVFLCILIFV, encoded by the exons ATGGAGAGGTCAAAGAACATGGGGCAACATCAACCAATGTTTAGTTCATCTTTTCCGGAAGGCCACCATGAAAATACCGTGAATTATGCTAGTGAAACAAGCATTGAAGGATCGATCACTGGGATTATTGTAGATGAAAGCCGACGAAAATATGCTTGTGGAACTAGAGTCGTGATACGAACTGCATGGACGAGAAACAATCATGGTCGACAGTTTTATGGGTGTTCAAACTAT TCGACTAGTGACCATAGTGAATGTGGTCACTTTAGCTGGTGTGAATCAAAACTGTCTAACAGGTCTACAGATGCATTGCGCAAATTGCTTGCTCGTATTAAGGAAGATGAGAGGAAATATGGAGAGTTGGCATTGACTTGCAAACGGCTTATGATATTTATCATTTTCTTGTCATTggtttttctatgtattttaataTTCGTTTAG